A region of Ignavibacteriota bacterium DNA encodes the following proteins:
- a CDS encoding peptidase C1: MRLLLSIAIIIFLLTCQKETFAQKVRKDKGVFIERKNEAWDNIKKEVEEFEKKEEPKKKSFMLDFSGIEIPKSISEFKPLWHNEPVMQSWTGTCWSFASTSFLESEVYRINKIEIKLSEMHTVYYEYLAKVERYIDERGNSLVSEGSQTAATLRMWKMYGAVPVEIYNGMKNGQNHHAHEKMEKEINNYLDNCKKTSFWNNDVILGNVRSILNHYMGEPPVKFDYNGKSYTPKSFVNDYLKINPDDYVDIYSMLEPGYWKKVVYDVPDNWWKAEIYYNVPLDDFMSILNKAISAGYSVAIGGDVSEAGYYSYSDAAVIPSFDIPSEYIDEYARQFRFSNKTTTDDHAIHLVGKTKNSSGDWFLIKDSGSGARNGNHKGYYFYHSDYVKLKMTTYMIHKDAVKDILSKF; this comes from the coding sequence ATGCGTTTATTATTGTCAATTGCAATCATTATTTTTCTTTTGACTTGTCAAAAAGAAACTTTTGCCCAAAAAGTCAGAAAAGATAAGGGTGTTTTTATAGAAAGGAAGAATGAAGCCTGGGATAATATCAAAAAAGAAGTCGAAGAATTTGAGAAAAAGGAAGAGCCCAAGAAAAAATCGTTCATGCTTGATTTTTCCGGGATTGAAATTCCTAAATCAATAAGTGAATTTAAACCATTATGGCATAATGAACCTGTAATGCAGAGCTGGACAGGGACTTGTTGGTCATTTGCTTCAACATCATTTTTAGAATCGGAGGTTTACAGAATTAATAAAATTGAAATAAAACTTTCGGAAATGCACACTGTTTATTATGAGTATCTTGCTAAAGTCGAACGTTATATTGATGAGAGAGGAAATTCACTGGTTAGTGAAGGTTCGCAGACAGCAGCGACTCTTCGTATGTGGAAAATGTACGGAGCTGTCCCTGTTGAAATTTACAATGGTATGAAAAATGGTCAAAATCACCACGCTCACGAGAAAATGGAGAAAGAAATCAATAATTATCTGGATAACTGTAAGAAAACTTCTTTTTGGAATAATGATGTAATTTTGGGCAATGTCAGGTCAATTCTGAATCACTATATGGGTGAGCCACCTGTAAAATTTGATTATAATGGCAAGAGCTACACTCCAAAATCTTTCGTAAATGATTATTTGAAAATTAATCCTGATGATTATGTGGATATTTATTCCATGCTCGAACCCGGCTACTGGAAAAAGGTAGTTTATGATGTACCTGATAATTGGTGGAAGGCAGAAATTTATTACAATGTCCCGCTTGATGATTTTATGAGTATTTTAAATAAAGCTATTTCAGCTGGTTATTCAGTAGCAATTGGTGGCGATGTTTCTGAAGCAGGCTATTATTCCTATTCAGATGCCGCAGTTATTCCAAGCTTTGATATTCCATCTGAATATATAGATGAGTATGCGCGTCAATTCAGATTTTCTAATAAAACAACCACAGATGACCATGCAATTCATTTAGTAGGTAAAACTAAAAACTCTTCTGGCGACTGGTTTTTGATAAAGGATTCGGGTTCTGGTGCAAGAAATGGAAATCACAAAGGCTATTATTTCTATCACTCAGACTACGTCAAGCTTAAAATGACAACATATATGATCCACAAAGATGCAGTAAAGGATATTTTATCCAAATTTTGA
- a CDS encoding winged helix-turn-helix domain-containing protein, which translates to MDKVWGYDNYPTTRTVDNYVLALRKKIEPDPANPIYLITVPTIGYKLSEII; encoded by the coding sequence TTGGATAAAGTCTGGGGCTATGATAATTATCCTACGACAAGAACTGTTGATAATTATGTACTTGCATTAAGAAAGAAAATCGAACCCGACCCTGCTAATCCAATTTATTTAATTACAGTTCCGACAATTGGATATAAATTATCAGAAATAATTTAG
- a CDS encoding acyl-CoA carboxylase subunit beta: MSDKEIIDAKIKKMKDLKSKAELGGGQNRIDAQHAKGKLTARERVSLLCDKGSFREIDALAHHHSNQLGLDKTIPLGDGVVTGFADILGRKMVLFSQDFTVLGGSLAEMHGKKICKIMDLAVKNGVPVIGLNDSGGARVQEGVISLGAYAEIFLRNTMASGVVPQISVIMGPCAGGAVYSPAITDFIIMVENTSYMFVTGPKVVKTVTHEDLSSEDLGGAMTHASKSGVAHFVAQNDMEAIEIVRTLLSYIPQNNAEDPPFVPNNDPIDRIDEDLNYAIPANPNQPYDMRDIISKVADNNVFFEVHKDYAPNIIVGFCRLGGRSVGVVANQPAVLAGVLDIDASKKAARFIRFCDAFNIPILTYEDVPGFLPGSDQEWRGIITNGAKLLYAYCEATVPKVTVITRKAYGGAYDVMSSKHIRGDLNFAWPTSELAVMGAKGAVEIIFKKEIDAAENPAKREAELIEEYNERFANPYIAASYGYIDDVIEPKETRRILIEAFSILENKVDKNPPRKHGNIPL, translated from the coding sequence ATGAGCGATAAAGAAATTATAGACGCAAAAATCAAGAAAATGAAAGACCTCAAATCTAAAGCTGAGCTTGGTGGTGGTCAGAATAGAATAGATGCTCAGCATGCAAAGGGCAAACTTACTGCCCGCGAGCGAGTCAGTCTGCTTTGTGACAAAGGTTCATTCAGAGAGATAGATGCTTTAGCTCATCATCATTCGAACCAATTAGGTCTTGACAAAACAATACCTCTTGGAGATGGTGTTGTTACCGGATTTGCAGATATTCTTGGCAGAAAAATGGTACTCTTTTCACAGGACTTCACAGTATTAGGTGGCAGCCTTGCTGAAATGCATGGTAAGAAAATCTGTAAAATTATGGATTTGGCAGTGAAAAACGGTGTCCCTGTAATTGGTCTTAACGATTCGGGAGGTGCAAGAGTTCAGGAAGGAGTTATTTCACTTGGTGCTTATGCGGAAATATTTCTTCGAAATACAATGGCATCCGGTGTCGTACCTCAGATTTCGGTAATAATGGGTCCTTGTGCCGGTGGTGCTGTTTATTCGCCTGCTATAACTGATTTCATCATTATGGTTGAAAATACTTCGTATATGTTTGTTACCGGTCCAAAAGTAGTAAAGACTGTTACTCATGAAGACCTTAGCTCAGAAGACCTTGGTGGTGCTATGACTCATGCATCAAAAAGCGGAGTTGCTCATTTTGTAGCACAAAACGATATGGAAGCTATCGAAATTGTAAGAACACTTCTTAGCTATATTCCACAAAATAATGCTGAAGATCCACCTTTTGTTCCGAACAATGACCCGATTGACAGAATAGATGAGGATTTGAATTATGCGATTCCGGCAAATCCAAATCAACCTTATGACATGCGCGATATTATTTCAAAGGTTGCTGATAATAATGTATTTTTTGAAGTTCATAAAGATTATGCTCCTAACATCATTGTCGGCTTTTGCAGATTAGGTGGAAGGTCCGTTGGAGTTGTAGCCAATCAGCCGGCAGTACTTGCCGGTGTGCTTGATATTGATGCCTCAAAAAAAGCGGCAAGATTTATTAGATTTTGTGATGCTTTTAATATTCCTATACTTACTTATGAAGACGTTCCCGGATTTCTTCCGGGTTCAGACCAGGAATGGCGTGGCATCATTACAAATGGTGCAAAACTTCTATACGCTTATTGCGAGGCAACTGTACCTAAAGTTACGGTGATTACCCGTAAAGCTTATGGTGGCGCTTATGATGTTATGAGCAGTAAGCATATCAGAGGCGATTTGAATTTTGCGTGGCCTACATCTGAGCTTGCTGTTATGGGCGCTAAAGGGGCGGTTGAGATTATATTCAAAAAAGAAATTGATGCAGCCGAGAATCCGGCAAAAAGAGAAGCTGAATTGATTGAAGAATATAATGAAAGATTTGCAAATCCTTATATTGCTGCTTCTTATGGATATATTGATGATGTTATCGAACCGAAAGAAACAAGAAGGATATTAATTGAAGCATTCAGTATTCTTGAAAATAAAGTTGATAAAAATCCACCAAGGAAACATGGCAATATCCCGCTTTAA
- a CDS encoding WG repeat-containing protein — translation MKKLVYILLILFPVILFAELFPVVDGKKIGYIDIKGNLVIPFDFECNVEYAEIVYQNRKLKTFNLPASAYFNEGLATVIKKSYFWFIPLGADNVLIDNKGEIVLNSKSLNLGKFSCGRIPLAVRNKIVDVYVEYYSYCDKSGAFTDNNSYDFAGTYHEDFAVVMNDNLFYFIDKYGIPLGNSAYERAERFSEGMAAVMIDGKWGYINTNGKMLINPKFDMAGNFKDGVAKVLTGNRFAYINTKGNFTYTIFSRANDFSEGLASVENESGYWGFINTNGDFVIKPDFISAGNFVNNLAPVDIGGKFGYINKDGEMAIKPIFQFADNFKNGIAKVWYEDKLFYINTSGEVIWKFELD, via the coding sequence TTGAAAAAGTTAGTATATATATTATTAATATTATTTCCGGTAATATTATTTGCTGAATTATTTCCTGTTGTTGACGGAAAGAAAATTGGATATATTGATATAAAAGGCAATCTGGTTATTCCGTTTGATTTCGAGTGCAATGTAGAATATGCAGAAATTGTTTATCAAAACAGAAAACTGAAAACTTTTAATCTGCCTGCATCAGCATACTTTAATGAGGGCTTGGCAACTGTAATCAAAAAAAGTTATTTTTGGTTTATACCACTCGGAGCTGATAATGTACTTATTGATAATAAGGGCGAAATCGTTTTGAATTCTAAATCTTTAAATTTAGGTAAATTTAGTTGTGGTAGAATTCCGCTTGCAGTCAGGAACAAGATTGTTGATGTTTATGTTGAGTATTACTCCTATTGTGACAAGTCAGGTGCATTTACTGATAACAACAGCTATGATTTTGCGGGAACTTACCATGAAGATTTTGCAGTCGTAATGAACGATAATCTTTTTTATTTTATTGATAAGTATGGCATTCCACTTGGTAATAGTGCCTACGAACGAGCTGAAAGATTCTCTGAAGGAATGGCAGCAGTAATGATAGATGGAAAATGGGGGTACATTAATACAAACGGTAAGATGCTCATAAACCCAAAATTTGATATGGCAGGAAACTTTAAGGATGGAGTCGCCAAAGTATTGACTGGAAACCGCTTTGCCTACATTAACACCAAAGGTAATTTCACTTATACAATTTTCAGTAGAGCAAATGACTTTTCGGAAGGACTTGCATCAGTTGAAAATGAATCAGGATATTGGGGATTTATAAACACCAATGGTGATTTTGTTATCAAACCTGATTTCATTTCAGCAGGAAATTTTGTAAACAATCTTGCTCCGGTTGATATCGGTGGAAAATTCGGCTATATCAACAAAGATGGCGAAATGGCTATTAAGCCAATATTTCAGTTTGCTGATAATTTCAAAAATGGAATAGCAAAAGTATGGTATGAAGATAAATTATTTTATATTAATACATCAGGTGAGGTTATCTGGAAATTCGAATTGGACTGA
- a CDS encoding response regulator transcription factor, whose product MKKILIVEDDLAISMGLEVVLKEENYDVMTVNDGKLAYEIAMKEPFNLIILDVMLPNKTGFEICKDLRKNKILIPILFLSSKNEELDKIVGFETGGDDYMTKPFSLIELKLRIKAILRRADSTNNEISADSYKLGNYELILDKYDLYLDNKPIGLSVKEFNLIKLLMER is encoded by the coding sequence ATGAAAAAAATTCTAATTGTTGAAGATGATTTAGCTATCTCTATGGGGCTGGAAGTCGTCCTAAAAGAAGAAAATTATGATGTCATGACAGTAAATGATGGCAAATTGGCTTACGAAATAGCGATGAAAGAGCCATTTAATTTGATTATTTTAGATGTAATGCTCCCAAATAAAACAGGCTTCGAGATTTGTAAAGATTTGAGAAAGAATAAAATTTTAATACCAATCTTATTTTTATCAAGTAAAAATGAGGAATTAGATAAGATTGTTGGGTTCGAAACAGGCGGAGATGATTATATGACAAAGCCATTCAGTCTAATTGAACTTAAGCTCAGAATAAAAGCAATTCTCCGAAGGGCAGATTCTACTAATAATGAAATTTCAGCAGATAGCTACAAATTGGGAAACTATGAATTAATATTAGATAAGTATGACCTTTATCTCGATAACAAACCAATTGGTTTATCGGTTAAAGAATTTAATCTCATCAAACTTTTAATGGAACGATGA
- a CDS encoding 5'-nucleotidase C-terminal domain-containing protein, whose protein sequence is MKNLVYFFIIITYFLSAHKVTAEEVVINVMHISDTHSNMLPGCGRDENLNGKIGGLARAASVIGMGKYMDDEMLFLHSGDIFVGDLSWYLFYGVPELVAYKQLGIDAITIGNHEFDAMTETLIGVLDNAQTLAGEINFLSANLIAGEGAYGVELENRVKDNIIKDVKGVKVGIFGMTTAIANLTSLPGPDIIVSDNYLEIAEQQVSALKAEGCSVIIFLSHLGMMADYYVAQNISGINLILGGHDHLTTYEPVIVSDEHQNKTYIIHSGQYFHSLSSIKIIVQDGQFMGIESSIIELDETIPEEPTIVEAINNLLATQDEETHALFSIQLAQATATFTEKVDEPLAPGIKSTGVGCLVATAFKEWGGTEIGFTTSGLTSQPLYEGPVVGNDVFRILGYGVNETTGIGYNMTKFKLKGEYLYQCIAYALSIVCNDKDDEFLPQLAGIEIEYYTGDCSLISVNVNDEPIDFERSYTITSSMFIWYYIAQMLEFPVEDTELFDDVSDFLVLLDYIMAKQIITPMNESCQNVIAPVKSESQGPNTNSIRAFPNPANEIVNIEVEIDNPGLYSIDIFNLSQLSEINFGSQFLDTDTEIIPINISSLPTGTYLVRLKNGDNTLLGRIIILK, encoded by the coding sequence ATGAAAAATTTAGTTTACTTTTTTATTATTATTACTTACTTCCTATCGGCACATAAGGTAACCGCAGAAGAGGTAGTAATTAATGTCATGCACATAAGTGACACTCATTCCAATATGCTTCCCGGCTGTGGAAGGGATGAGAATCTAAATGGAAAAATCGGTGGATTAGCTCGGGCTGCGAGTGTCATTGGAATGGGTAAATACATGGATGACGAAATGTTATTCCTTCATAGTGGTGATATTTTTGTCGGTGATTTATCGTGGTATTTATTTTATGGTGTGCCCGAGTTAGTTGCTTACAAACAGCTCGGTATTGATGCAATCACAATTGGCAATCATGAGTTTGATGCAATGACTGAAACCTTAATCGGTGTTTTAGATAATGCACAAACACTCGCCGGCGAAATCAACTTCCTGAGTGCAAACCTTATTGCCGGTGAAGGTGCTTATGGTGTTGAGCTTGAAAACAGAGTCAAAGACAATATTATTAAAGATGTAAAAGGTGTTAAAGTCGGAATCTTTGGTATGACAACTGCAATTGCTAATCTTACTTCCCTTCCCGGACCTGATATAATTGTGTCTGATAATTATCTTGAAATTGCTGAACAGCAAGTAAGTGCTTTGAAAGCAGAAGGATGCAGTGTGATTATATTTCTCTCGCATCTTGGTATGATGGCTGATTATTATGTAGCACAAAATATATCGGGTATTAATCTTATTCTGGGTGGACATGACCACCTTACAACTTATGAGCCGGTTATTGTATCAGACGAACATCAGAATAAAACTTATATCATTCATTCAGGTCAGTATTTTCATAGTTTAAGTTCAATAAAAATAATAGTTCAAGATGGACAATTTATGGGTATTGAAAGCTCAATAATTGAATTGGATGAGACTATTCCTGAAGAGCCGACAATTGTTGAAGCCATAAATAATTTACTTGCTACACAAGATGAAGAAACTCATGCTTTGTTTAGTATTCAATTAGCACAGGCGACAGCAACATTTACCGAAAAAGTTGATGAGCCATTAGCCCCAGGTATAAAATCAACAGGAGTTGGCTGTCTTGTAGCAACAGCATTCAAGGAGTGGGGTGGAACTGAAATTGGATTTACAACATCAGGACTAACTTCTCAACCTCTTTATGAAGGACCTGTTGTAGGAAATGATGTTTTCAGAATTCTGGGCTATGGAGTAAATGAAACCACGGGTATCGGATACAATATGACAAAATTCAAACTTAAAGGAGAATATTTGTATCAGTGTATTGCCTATGCATTAAGTATTGTTTGCAATGATAAAGATGATGAATTCTTACCACAATTAGCCGGCATTGAAATTGAATATTATACTGGCGATTGCAGCCTTATTTCTGTTAATGTCAATGATGAGCCGATTGATTTTGAAAGGTCATACACCATAACATCTTCAATGTTTATTTGGTATTATATTGCTCAAATGCTGGAATTCCCTGTCGAAGATACAGAACTTTTCGATGATGTATCGGATTTCTTGGTTTTATTAGATTATATTATGGCTAAGCAAATTATTACACCGATGAATGAATCATGCCAAAATGTTATTGCTCCTGTAAAATCAGAATCCCAAGGTCCTAATACAAATTCCATAAGAGCTTTTCCTAATCCGGCAAATGAAATTGTCAATATTGAAGTTGAAATTGATAATCCTGGATTGTATTCTATCGATATATTCAATTTAAGTCAATTGAGCGAAATCAATTTCGGCAGTCAATTCCTTGATACAGATACAGAAATAATCCCTATAAATATTAGTTCCCTACCAACCGGTACTTATTTAGTAAGACTAAAGAATGGAGATAACACTTTACTTGGTCGTATAATTATATTGAAATAA